Proteins encoded by one window of Salvia splendens isolate huo1 chromosome 5, SspV2, whole genome shotgun sequence:
- the LOC121805793 gene encoding translation initiation factor eIF-2B subunit beta-like translates to MPDVHSLVNEFVIKLKKRQIEGSKTTAKLTAELLRSFISQLRLPHSNQAGALIDAVKEVGEKLITAKPVELAVGNVVRRVLHIIREEDLSITNAAVGGLNLASESDDDDGNDEYDHPVLSASAVAAAARNALRPPSLQTLLDDIPHAAATPHTSSSGDDSEGKSKSADSLRRKLKHDVIEAVNELIQEISTCHEQIAEQAVEHIHHNEVILTLGSSQTVKEFLLAAKEKNRSFRVFVAEGAPRYQGHAFAKELASRGLQTTVITDSAVFAMISHVNMVIVGAHAVMANGGVIAPVGLNMVALAAKRHAVPFVVLSGVHKLCPLYPHNPEVLLNELKSPSELLDFGEFSDCLDFGSGSGSPLIHVVNPAFDYVPPDLVSLFITDTGGHNPSYIYRLIADFYSPDDLVVQRKSAS, encoded by the exons ATGCCGGACGTGCATTCCCTCGTGAATGAGTTCGTAATTAAGCTCAAAAAACG CCAAATTGAGGGGTCCAAGACGACGGCAAAGCTCACTGCGGAATTACTCCGTTCGTTCATATCTCAATTGAGGCTGCCGCACAGTAACCAAGCTGGGGCTCTCATTGACGCCGTGAAGGAAGTTGGCGAGAAGCTCATCACTGCTAAACCTGTTG AATTGGCTGTTGGAAATGTTGTCCGCCGTGTTCTACATATAATacgcgaagaagatctttctattACTAATGCTGCTGTTGGTGGGCTGAATTTAGCATCTGAAAGCGATGATGATGACGGCAACGACGAATATGATCATCCAGTTCTTTCAGCCTCTGCTGTAGCTGCCGCTGCAAGAAATGCTTTAAGGCCACCTTCATTACAGACACTACTTGATGATATACCTCATGCAGCAGCCACTCCTCATACCTCTTCTTCTGGGGATGATTCTGAAGGCAAAAGCAAAT CTGCTGATTCATTGAGGCGGAAACTGAAACACGATGTCATTGAGGCAGTTAACGAACTAATTCAAGAAATTTCCACTTGCCACGAACAGATTGCTGAACAAGCAGTGGAACATATACATCATAA TGAGGTGATCTTGACACTTGGCAGCTCACAGACAGTAAAAGAGTTTCTACTTGCTGCAAAGGAAAAAAATAGGTCATTCCGTGTATTTGTCGCTGAAGGTGCTCCAAG ATATCAGGGGCATGCTTTTGCAAAAGAACTGGCTTCCAGGGGCCTTCAAACTACGGTTATTACCGATTCTGCAGTTTTTGCCATGATTTCCCATGTCAATATG GTTATAGTGGGAGCACATGCCGTCATGGCTAATGGTGGTGTTATAGCTCCTGTGGGGTTGAATATGGTTGCCTTAGCAGCTAAAAGGCATGCCGTTCCTTTCGTTGTCCTCTCTGGAGTTCATAAG TTGTGCCCTCTATACCCTCACAACCCGGAGGTCCTACTGAATGAACTGAAGTCTCCATCTGAGTTGTTGGACTTTGGAGAATTCTCAGATTGTTTGGATTTTGGGAGTGGCAGTGGGTCACCTCTTATTCATGTCGTGAATCCTGCTTTTGATTACGTGCCGCCGGACCTTGTTAGCCTGTTTATTACAGACAC TGGTGGTCACAATCCTTCCTACATATACCGGCTCATTGCTGATTTTTACTCTCCTGACGACTTAGTAGTGCAACGGAAATCAGCTTCTTGA
- the LOC121805794 gene encoding DNA-directed RNA polymerase V subunit 5C-like, producing MQKVCINSLVENGSLDSRRYYLARRTVIEMLSDRGYLVPDMDAQLRRSLAEFRAEFGDHPEADRLRITAHRVSNPSRKILVIFCEGFQTRKQNAVGILSQIANKERLDKVILVVQSKMNSHAQKVLDEYSVKVETFLIADLLVNISKHFLEPKYEILSPGEKDTLLKKHAIEDKKLPMMLESDAIARYYGFEKGQVVKVCYAGGIPHSLVSYRCVV from the exons ATGCAGAAAGTGTGCATCAACAGCTTGGTAGAAAACGGCAGCCTCGATAGCCGCCGCTACTACCTCGCGCGGCGGACCGTCATCGAAATGCTGAGCGACAGAGGCTACCTAGTCCCCGACATGGACGCACAGCTCCGCCGCTCTCTAGCCGAATTCCGCGCCGAGTTCGGCGACCATCCGGAGGCCGACCGCCTTCGCATCACCGCTCACCGTGTCTCCAATCCTTCGCGGAag ATTCTGGTCATATTCTGTGAAGGTTTTCAGACGAGAAAACAAAATGCTGTTGGCATACTGAGTCAGATTGCTAACAAAGAAAGGCTGGACAAGGTGATACTAGTCGTGCAAAGCAAGATGAATTCCCATGCTCAAAAGGTTTTGGATGAGTATTCGGTGAAAGTGGAGACGTTTCTG ATTGCTGATTTGTTGGTTAACATCTCAAAGCATTTTTTGGAGCCGAAATATGAGATTCTGTCTCCTGGGGAGAAGGATACGCTTCTCAAGAAACATGCGATTGAAGACAAGAAG CTTCCTATGATGCTTGAAAGCGATGCAATTGCAAGGTACTATGGATTCGAGAAAGGGCAGGTGGTGAAGGTGTGCTATGCTGGTGGCATTCCTCATTCTCTAGTGTCTTATCGTTGCGTCGTCTAA